The Malus domestica chromosome 10, GDT2T_hap1 genome contains a region encoding:
- the LOC103446456 gene encoding uncharacterized protein has translation MAQSSFAEYARGNFAVSRTIIELEPWKARGWGGIFEKLQETAVKENAKAWIEARPDILDKEIAMRKMEPYFKRCKRELRTCPEARELRQKRPNFVPVIVEKHGRSDIPDIELVKFNVHGELPLGEFVYYIRGRIGWLNVDNIDKPIFVSFKNTEPPAGALMSEVDVENKGEDGFLHVTYSGEGNGPESINHEQEWREKTMPGPDLLLRRGRGLAGKTMRELSQSLIRLHA, from the exons ATGGCACAGAGCTCTTTTGCTGAATATGCTCGGG GAAACTTTGCGGTTTCAAGGACCATTATTGAGTTAGAGCCTTGGAAAGCCAGAGGATGG GGTGGGATATTTGAGAAATTGCAGGAGACTGCCGTGAAGGAGAATGCGAAGGCTTGGATTGAGGCGAGGCCTGACATTCTTGACAAGGAGATTGCCATGAGAAAGATGGA GCCATATTTTAAGAGATGCAAACGTGAACTTCGTACTTGTCCAGAAGCTAGGGAATTGAGGCAAAAACGTCCAAACTTTGTACCA GTGATTGTGGAGAAGCATGGAAGGAGTGACATTCCTGACATTGAGTTGGTTAA ATTCAATGTCCATGGTGAGCTGCCACTTGGAGAATTTGTTTATTATATTCGGGGACGGATTGGGTGGCTCAACGTAGACAACATAGACAAGCCTATATTTGTCTCTTTTAAGAACACAGAACCTCCTGCTG GTGCCTTGATGTCTGAAGTCGATGTGGAAAACAAGGGTGAAGATGGATTTCTTCACGTGACCTACAGTGGAGAAGGGAATGGCCCTGAATCCATCAATCATGAGCAAGAATGGAGAGAGAAGACAATGCCTGGACCTGACTTATTGTTGCGGAGAGGGAGAGGGCTTGCTGGGAAGACAATGCGGGAGCTCTCTCAGTCATTGATTCGACTACATGCTTAG
- the LOC103446457 gene encoding uncharacterized protein — MKSPNSWIWMFKKKNSFSDGGKSGMKMKQLSFMGVTCTVMLFIVYRTTNFQYQAYQQTEIDAKWNPFDTVKEIFATSRKLDSLPRGIIQPRSDLEQRPLWLTSSSRLKVDDYSNRNLLAIPVGIKQKDSVDAIVRKFLPENFTFILFHYDGNVDGWWDLEWSNEAIHIVAQNQTKWWFAKRFLHPDIVSIYDYVFLWDEDLGVDNFHPGRYLEIVKEAGLEISQPALHPNSTDIHHRITIRAKNKKFHRRVYDTRGSTKCTEASQGPPCTGFVEGMAPVFSRAAWHCTWHLIQNDLVHGWGLDMRLGYCAQGDRTKKVGVVDSEYIVHKGIQTLGYGGSSTNKVPEKKSKKRAASGHDVRIEIRRQSTREFITFKQRWNNAVEEDPSWADPFKSSLKRRKQRKFDNLRS; from the exons ATGAAGTCGCCAAACTCATGGATATGGATGTTCAAGAAAAAGAATTCTTTTTCTGATGGG GGGAAAAGCGGAATGAAGATGAAGCAGCTGTCATTTATGGGAGTTACATGTACCGTAATGTTATTCATAGTGTATAGAACCACCAACTTTCAGTATCAAGCTTATCAGCAGACGGAG ATTGACGCAAAGTGGAATCCCTTTGACACAGTAAAG GAAATTTTTGCGACTTCGAGAAAGTTGGACAGTTTACCTCGTGGGATTATACAGCCTAGGTCAGATTTAGAGCAAAGGCCTCTATGGTTGACAAGTAGTTCAAGGTTAAAG GTCGATGATTATAGCAACCGTAACTTGCTGGCTATTCCGGTTGGTATTAAGCAAAAGGATAGTGTTGATGCTATTGTGAGAAAG TTTCTTCCAGAAAATTTTACCTTTATCCTATTCCATTATGATGGGAATGTTGATGGGTGGTGGGATCTTGAGTGGAGTAACGAGGCCATACACATAGTTGCCCAGAACCAAACAAAGTG GTGGTTTGCGAAACGCTTTCTGCATCCAGATATTGTGTCCATTTATGATTACGTATTCCTTTGGGATGAGGATTTGGGGGTTGATAATTTTCATCCAGGAAG ATACCTTGAAATTGTGAAAGAAGCGGGACTGGAGATATCTCAGCCAGCTTTGCATCCAAATTCAACAGATATACATCATAGAATTACAATTCGTGCTAAAAATAAGAAGTTTCATAG AAGAGTTTATGACACCAGAGGCAGCACAAAGTGTACAGAAGCAAGTCAGGGACCACCATGTACCGG GTTTGTGGAAGGCATGGCTCCCGTTTTTTCAAGAGCTGCCTGGCATTGTACTTGGCATCTTATACAG AATGATCTTGTACATGGATGGGGTCTGGATATGAGACTTGGGTATTGTGCACAG GGAGACCGTACCAAGAAAGTGGGAGTTGTTgatagtgaatatattgttcaCAAGGGAATACAAACTTTGGGATATGGTGGTTCGTCGACAAACAAG GTTCCTGAGAAGAAGAGTAAG AAACGAGCTGCTTCAGGGCATGACGTGCGAATTGAG ATTAGGAGGCAGTCAACGCGGGAGTTTATAACCTTCAAACAGCGGTGGAACAACGCAGTAGAAGAAGACCCGAGCTGGGCTGATCCATTTAAAAGTAGCCTAAAACGCAGGAAACAGCGTAAATTCGACAACTTGAGATCTTAA
- the LOC103446458 gene encoding secretory carrier-associated membrane protein 3-like isoform X1, translating to MAGRYDSNPFAEEEEVNPFSQNPGIVAPAKNSRLSPLPPERAGFNYGLGDPVDIPIDGNADLKKRERELQAKEAELRKREEIVRRKEEAAARAGIVLEEKNWPPFFPIIHHDIANEIPIHLQRVQYVAFTTWLGLVLCLFWNVIAVTTAWIKGEGVKIWFLAVIYFISGAPGSYVLWYRPLYRVFRSESALKYGWFFLFYLIHIGFCIFAAVAPPIFFKGKSLTGILPAIDVLGDHVLVGIFYFIGFGMFCLESVLSIWVIQQVYMYFRGSGKAAEMRREGARGVVRAAL from the exons atGGCTGGTCGCTACGACAGTAACCCTTTtgccgaagaagaagaagtcaaTCCTTTCTCG CAGAATCCTGGAATTGTTGCTCCTGCCAAAAACTCAAGACTTTCACCTCTTCCTCCTGAACGTGCTGGTTTCAACTACGGCCTTGGTGACCCCGTTGATATACCTATCGATGGAAATGCA gatTTGAAAAAGAGGGAGAGGGAACTCCAAGCTAAAGAAGCTGAATTGAGAAAGCGGGAGGAG ATTGTAAGACGGAAAGAAGAAGCTGCCGCACGTG CTGGAATTGTTCTTGAGGAAAAAAATTGGCCACCTTTCTTCCCAATTATCCATCATGATATTGCAAATGAAATACCAATTCATTTGCAGAGGGTGCAGTATGTTGCATTCACAACATGGTTAG GACTTGTTCTTTGCCTTTTCTGGAATGTAATAGCTGTTACTACGGCATGGATTAAGGGGGAAG GGGTAAAAATTTGGTTCCTTGCTGTTATCTACTTCATATCAGGGGCTCCTGGATCCTATGTCTTGTGGTACCGTCCACTGTACCGTGTTTTCAG GTCCGAGAGTGCTTTAAAGTATGGAtggtttttcttgttttatctG ATCCACATTGGCTTCTGCATCTTTGCTGCGGTTGCTCCTCCGATATTCTTCAAAGGAAAATCTCTCAC TGGCATTCTGCCTGCAATTGATGTTCTTGGTGACCATGTTTTGGTTGGG ATCTTCTACTTCATTGGATTTGGAATGTTCTGTCTTGAATCAGTGCTGAGCATCTGGGTCATTCAG CAAGTATACATGTATTTCCGAGGAAGCGGTAAAGCTGCTGAAATGAGGCGTGAAGGAGCGAGAGGAGTCGTGAGGGCAGCACTTTGA
- the LOC103446458 gene encoding secretory carrier-associated membrane protein 3-like isoform X2 gives MAGRYDSNPFAEEEEVNPFSNPGIVAPAKNSRLSPLPPERAGFNYGLGDPVDIPIDGNADLKKRERELQAKEAELRKREEIVRRKEEAAARAGIVLEEKNWPPFFPIIHHDIANEIPIHLQRVQYVAFTTWLGLVLCLFWNVIAVTTAWIKGEGVKIWFLAVIYFISGAPGSYVLWYRPLYRVFRSESALKYGWFFLFYLIHIGFCIFAAVAPPIFFKGKSLTGILPAIDVLGDHVLVGIFYFIGFGMFCLESVLSIWVIQQVYMYFRGSGKAAEMRREGARGVVRAAL, from the exons atGGCTGGTCGCTACGACAGTAACCCTTTtgccgaagaagaagaagtcaaTCCTTTCTCG AATCCTGGAATTGTTGCTCCTGCCAAAAACTCAAGACTTTCACCTCTTCCTCCTGAACGTGCTGGTTTCAACTACGGCCTTGGTGACCCCGTTGATATACCTATCGATGGAAATGCA gatTTGAAAAAGAGGGAGAGGGAACTCCAAGCTAAAGAAGCTGAATTGAGAAAGCGGGAGGAG ATTGTAAGACGGAAAGAAGAAGCTGCCGCACGTG CTGGAATTGTTCTTGAGGAAAAAAATTGGCCACCTTTCTTCCCAATTATCCATCATGATATTGCAAATGAAATACCAATTCATTTGCAGAGGGTGCAGTATGTTGCATTCACAACATGGTTAG GACTTGTTCTTTGCCTTTTCTGGAATGTAATAGCTGTTACTACGGCATGGATTAAGGGGGAAG GGGTAAAAATTTGGTTCCTTGCTGTTATCTACTTCATATCAGGGGCTCCTGGATCCTATGTCTTGTGGTACCGTCCACTGTACCGTGTTTTCAG GTCCGAGAGTGCTTTAAAGTATGGAtggtttttcttgttttatctG ATCCACATTGGCTTCTGCATCTTTGCTGCGGTTGCTCCTCCGATATTCTTCAAAGGAAAATCTCTCAC TGGCATTCTGCCTGCAATTGATGTTCTTGGTGACCATGTTTTGGTTGGG ATCTTCTACTTCATTGGATTTGGAATGTTCTGTCTTGAATCAGTGCTGAGCATCTGGGTCATTCAG CAAGTATACATGTATTTCCGAGGAAGCGGTAAAGCTGCTGAAATGAGGCGTGAAGGAGCGAGAGGAGTCGTGAGGGCAGCACTTTGA
- the LOC103446460 gene encoding glycine-rich cell wall structural protein 2-like has translation MIPATSLFLATLLLTASLGIAARPGSDGAFSAELKNSKDKGGAANGGGGGGGNSGGIGGFFPPGFDIPGFGKGFGSGVGGGYGGGYGSPNGGYSKGGTVRTSLVCKEKGPCYKKKLTCPAKCFTSYSRSGKGFGGGGGGGGCTIDCKKCTAYC, from the coding sequence ATGATCCCAGCAACAAGTCTTTTCCTAGCCACTTTGCTCCTCACTGCTTCACTTGGCATCGCAGCCCGACCGGGATCCGATGGAGCCTTCTCAGCTGAGCTCAAGAACTCAAAGGACAAAGGTGGTGCTgctaatggtggtggtggtgggggtggCAACAGTGGTGGCATAGGGGGGTTTTTCCCGCCCGGGTTTGACATACCAGGGTTCGGAAAGGGTTTTGGAAGCGGTGTGGGTGGCGGATATGGAGGCGGGTATGGCAGTCCGAATGGAGGGTACTCCAAGGGTGGAACTGTGAGGACTTCTCTTGTGTGTAAAGAAAAGGGTCCGTGCTACAAGAAGAAGCTGACGTGCCCTGCTAAGTGCTTCACATCCTACAGCCGGTCAGGGAAGGGTTTTGGTGGCGGCGGAGGCGGCGGTGGGTGCACTATCGACTGCAAGAAATGTACTGCTTACTGCTAG